The following are encoded in a window of Petrotoga sp. 9PW.55.5.1 genomic DNA:
- the rlmN gene encoding 23S rRNA (adenine(2503)-C(2))-methyltransferase RlmN — protein sequence MKNILDFDYSGLQSYLINEIGIEKYRTDQICNWIYKKRVFDFEEMTNLSKQDRSFLKDNFVISIPQIIKKQVSKIDGTTKYLFGLDDGNTIESVIIYYPSRTIACISTQVGCPLRCEFCSTGQNGFVRNLTTGEIAGQLLAMEKDINIDVKNIVYMGMGEPLLNFENVLNSIEILNHPKMKKIGARHITISTAGIPHRIEELGDVDKEFRLSVSLHAPSNVQRDKIMPINHKYPVEQVMQACRIYQEKTNKRVTFEYILIKGFNDTREDALKLVELFGDMKVMVNLIPVNSNPANFEKPSKKFIDRFLDTLINKGIDAVVRAEKGSDILAACGQLKGKVKEENLR from the coding sequence TTGAAAAATATTTTAGATTTTGATTATTCGGGTTTACAAAGTTACTTAATTAATGAAATTGGTATAGAGAAATATCGAACCGATCAAATCTGTAATTGGATTTATAAAAAAAGGGTATTTGATTTTGAAGAAATGACTAATTTATCTAAGCAAGATAGGTCTTTTCTTAAAGATAATTTTGTAATATCCATCCCTCAAATAATTAAAAAACAAGTTTCAAAGATTGATGGTACAACGAAATATCTTTTTGGGTTGGATGATGGAAATACTATTGAATCTGTTATAATTTATTACCCTTCAAGAACGATAGCTTGCATTTCTACGCAAGTTGGGTGCCCTTTAAGGTGTGAGTTCTGCTCTACTGGTCAAAATGGTTTCGTTAGAAATTTAACCACAGGAGAGATTGCAGGTCAACTTTTAGCAATGGAAAAGGATATAAATATAGATGTTAAAAATATTGTTTACATGGGAATGGGAGAACCTCTTTTGAACTTTGAAAATGTTTTAAATAGTATCGAGATTTTGAATCATCCAAAGATGAAAAAAATTGGAGCAAGGCATATAACTATTTCTACTGCCGGAATTCCTCATAGAATTGAAGAATTGGGAGATGTGGATAAAGAGTTTAGACTTTCTGTTTCCCTTCACGCCCCTTCAAACGTTCAAAGAGATAAGATAATGCCTATTAATCATAAATACCCTGTAGAACAGGTTATGCAAGCTTGTCGTATTTACCAAGAAAAAACAAACAAGAGAGTTACTTTTGAATATATATTGATTAAAGGATTTAACGATACAAGAGAAGACGCCTTGAAATTGGTTGAGTTGTTTGGAGATATGAAAGTAATGGTGAATCTAATCCCAGTTAATTCTAACCCCGCTAATTTTGAAAAACCTTCAAAAAAATTCATCGATAGGTTTCTTGATACCTTGATTAACAAAGGAATAGATGCAGTTGTTAGAGCAGAAAAAGGAAGCGACATATTAGCCGCATGTGGTCAGTTGAAAGGAAAGGTTAAAGAAGAAAATCTAAGGTGA
- the rsgA gene encoding ribosome small subunit-dependent GTPase A, with protein sequence MNWKKAIVLRFHSDMVTVQDLKSNQKINCYLPGKFKLQKIRPIVGDYVEYSVDKKSDYGRIENILKRKNELYRPKVANLDQLVLVTTIKNPQVDLLIVDKILALAEKERLDVLIVLNKIDLLKDYLDKEKMKRFINIYSKIYPVVTTSKLTKENIDTLEKYLKDKVSTFAGLSGVGKSSLLNTLDPNLNLREGEISEKLGRGKHTTTYAELLYFNFGGFIVDTPGFSNLELKGIKKDELKFYFKEFQEYYGFCNYSNCSHIVEPGCAVKEALKNNLISESRYENYCNIYRELEKDK encoded by the coding sequence ATGAATTGGAAAAAGGCCATAGTACTTAGATTTCATTCGGATATGGTCACGGTACAAGATTTAAAGAGCAATCAAAAGATTAATTGTTATCTTCCTGGTAAATTTAAATTACAGAAAATAAGACCTATAGTGGGGGATTACGTAGAATATTCTGTAGATAAAAAGAGTGATTATGGAAGAATTGAAAATATTCTTAAAAGAAAGAACGAATTGTATAGGCCAAAAGTTGCTAATCTTGACCAATTAGTTTTGGTAACAACTATTAAAAATCCTCAAGTTGATTTGCTAATTGTCGATAAGATTCTTGCACTTGCTGAAAAAGAAAGGCTAGATGTTCTAATAGTTTTAAACAAGATAGATCTATTGAAAGACTATTTAGATAAAGAAAAAATGAAAAGATTTATAAACATATATAGTAAAATCTACCCAGTAGTAACAACATCTAAATTAACTAAAGAAAACATCGATACTTTAGAAAAGTACCTAAAAGATAAAGTTTCTACGTTTGCTGGACTTTCTGGAGTAGGGAAATCAAGTTTGTTGAACACCCTTGATCCTAATTTAAACCTTCGTGAGGGAGAAATTTCTGAAAAGTTAGGCAGAGGAAAACACACAACTACCTACGCTGAACTTTTATATTTTAATTTCGGTGGGTTTATAGTAGATACTCCAGGTTTTTCAAATTTAGAGTTAAAAGGAATTAAAAAAGATGAATTAAAGTTTTATTTTAAAGAGTTCCAAGAATATTATGGATTTTGTAACTATTCCAATTGTTCACATATAGTAGAACCCGGCTGTGCTGTTAAAGAAGCTTTAAAAAACAATTTAATTTCAGAAAGTCGATATGAGAATTATTGTAATATATACAGAGAGTTAGAAAAAGATAAATGA
- the guaB gene encoding IMP dehydrogenase, with protein sequence MEEYLTFDDVLLLPQYSEVTPSRVDTTSRLLEGISLRIPFLSAAMDTVTESEMAKAMAREGAVGVIHKNMSIEQQVHEVSKVKKTENGIIYDPITISPNTTIKEAEDLMKDYRIGGLPVVDEDNRLVGILTNRDIRFEKNMSKKAKELMTSYKNLIVAGTNITLDEAKEILHQNKIEKLPIVDNERRLKGLITIKDITSVIENPNATRDDKGRLVVGAAVGVSDAITRTEELVKAGVDFVVLDSAHGHSKNIIENLAKIKEKFPYLHVIAGNIATEEAARVLIENGADALKVGIGPGSICTTRVISGVGVPQLTAIMKVCKEANKYNIPVIADGGIRYSGDIVKALAAGASSVMMGSIFAGTEEAPGETIIYQGRKFKTYRGMGSIAAMEKGSKDRYFQDEIPNEKLVPEGVEAMVAYKGEVKDVIIQLVGGVKAGMGYLGAKDINSLQEKAKFIKITQASITESHPHDVKITREAPNYFFSS encoded by the coding sequence ATGGAAGAGTATCTCACGTTCGATGATGTTTTATTGTTACCTCAATATAGTGAAGTAACGCCTAGCAGAGTTGATACCACCTCTCGTTTATTGGAAGGTATAAGTTTAAGAATACCTTTTCTTTCAGCTGCCATGGATACAGTTACAGAATCCGAAATGGCAAAAGCCATGGCAAGAGAGGGAGCTGTAGGGGTTATTCATAAGAACATGTCTATAGAACAACAGGTTCATGAGGTTTCAAAGGTAAAAAAAACAGAAAATGGTATAATCTACGATCCCATAACAATATCTCCTAATACTACGATTAAAGAGGCAGAAGACCTGATGAAAGATTATAGAATAGGAGGATTACCGGTTGTTGATGAAGATAACCGTTTGGTAGGAATACTCACAAATAGAGATATTAGATTCGAAAAAAACATGAGCAAGAAAGCCAAAGAGCTTATGACTAGCTATAAAAATTTAATCGTGGCAGGAACAAATATAACTTTGGATGAAGCAAAAGAGATACTTCATCAAAATAAAATTGAAAAGTTACCAATAGTCGATAACGAAAGACGACTGAAAGGTTTAATTACTATAAAAGATATTACTTCCGTTATTGAAAATCCTAATGCAACAAGGGATGATAAAGGACGATTGGTGGTAGGAGCCGCAGTTGGAGTTTCTGATGCGATAACACGAACTGAAGAGTTAGTTAAGGCGGGAGTCGATTTTGTCGTTTTAGATTCTGCTCACGGTCATTCAAAAAATATTATAGAAAACTTGGCAAAGATAAAGGAGAAATTTCCATATCTACATGTAATAGCAGGAAATATAGCTACTGAAGAAGCGGCAAGAGTTTTAATAGAAAATGGCGCAGATGCTTTAAAAGTTGGTATTGGACCAGGTTCAATATGCACAACCAGAGTAATTTCTGGTGTCGGTGTCCCACAACTCACAGCTATTATGAAAGTTTGTAAGGAAGCTAATAAATATAATATTCCTGTAATAGCTGATGGCGGGATTAGATATTCAGGGGATATTGTTAAGGCTTTGGCAGCTGGTGCATCGTCTGTTATGATGGGAAGTATTTTTGCAGGAACTGAAGAAGCACCAGGAGAAACGATTATATATCAAGGTAGAAAGTTTAAAACTTACAGAGGTATGGGTTCTATTGCTGCTATGGAGAAAGGTAGTAAAGATAGATATTTTCAAGATGAGATCCCTAACGAGAAACTTGTTCCAGAGGGTGTGGAAGCAATGGTTGCTTACAAAGGTGAGGTAAAAGATGTTATAATACAATTAGTTGGTGGAGTTAAAGCAGGAATGGGATACTTGGGAGCAAAAGATATTAACTCTTTGCAGGAAAAGGCTAAGTTTATAAAAATCACCCAAGCAAGTATCACCGAAAGTCATCCACACGATGTTAAAATTACTAGAGAAGCACCGAATTATTTCTTTTCATCCTGA
- a CDS encoding PASTA domain-containing protein, with product MEKLKKTIKNLIFFILGIISSGIFAYFFMTAFVNSSDIVEVPYLIGEDKEVAISSLKELNLIPTVVGNGETVLYTDPQPGIKVKEGHHVIVQLRDMDSLKIPDLLGVPSGVAEQFLKQYGINYEVRNQLTNKPEENDIVLSISPKPGSTYRGEKVLIFIGKYEGVNR from the coding sequence ATGGAGAAGCTTAAAAAGACCATAAAAAATTTAATATTTTTTATTTTAGGTATAATTTCATCAGGAATATTTGCTTATTTTTTTATGACTGCCTTTGTTAACAGTTCTGATATAGTAGAGGTTCCTTATTTAATTGGAGAAGACAAAGAAGTCGCTATTTCTTCTTTAAAAGAGTTAAATTTGATTCCTACAGTAGTAGGAAATGGTGAAACGGTTTTGTATACTGATCCGCAACCGGGTATAAAAGTTAAAGAAGGTCATCACGTTATAGTTCAACTCAGAGATATGGATTCATTAAAGATACCAGATCTTTTAGGGGTTCCTTCTGGCGTTGCAGAACAATTCTTAAAGCAATATGGTATAAATTATGAAGTAAGAAATCAATTGACTAACAAACCAGAAGAAAACGATATTGTTTTAAGTATATCTCCAAAACCAGGAAGTACATACAGAGGTGAGAAAGTGTTAATTTTTATTGGAAAATACGAAGGAGTCAATAGATGA